The Oryza brachyantha chromosome 6, ObraRS2, whole genome shotgun sequence region GTATGATACACATCTGCTCCTAAAAAGTTGCATGCATGTCTCTCTGGGAATGCACAGATTTGCGTATATTTGCTTGTGCGTTCCTCCAAAAAAGTGTACAAAACCAAACTATTTAATTGGGTTGCGTACTGGAGTACGagaaagtttgaattttttatgcGAAGAACAGGACTAATCAGACGAAAATGATCACTGCCCGTGCAATTCGGCATGCATTATTTTGGTCTCTTGTGTGTTGTCTCCGTGTCTTTTGTATTAAGAAACCAGACAGCTGAATAATCACGAGACAAAACCATGGAAAAGATGAGCCAATTGGCGGCAATTTCACTCAATAGGGTTGTCTTTTACAAGGTCAACGTTCAATTGCCCTGACAGGAGCtgacatttttatttacaagaaagttaaaaaaaaaaaggaggagaaaACATGATATAGTGAGCCTGGGCACTCACTTCTTACTCCCCAGGCCTCAACTTGTTACAGCCGCTTGGAATTCTCACAATTTCAGAGCTCAGAGCTCATGTTCGTTGGCTTAATTACCAACAAGAATAATAGCTGGTGTCACAACAATGGTAACATCTAACAACAATGGGGTGCCGAGATCACTACATTCAATTGAAACTCGGCAATGCAACCATACTACAGAAACTGCAGCAAGATGGACCATCACTGGTTTTGGCTTCCCAGGAGTGTCCTGAGGCTGTTGAGCCCTTCAGCTGAAATGCTCCGCGCCACCCTCCCGGGCCGGCTCACCCTGATCTGGGGAGGAGCATCCAGGTGGAAAGAAACTAGCACCGCGGTTAAGTTGTCAGTGGCGCCTCGCCTTATCGCCTCCTCGACGATCTCCTTGCAGCAGGACTTCGCATCGTTGTGTTCTTGGAGGCGCCTCCTTGCGAAGTCGACGGCGTTTTGGTTCGAGAAGACGTCCCAGATCCCGTCGCTGCCAATTATCAAGAACTCATCATCCTTTGTTAGTGTGACCACCTTTAGCTCTGGCTCAGCACTAAGTGGACCTCCTGGACAGCCAACCTCTTTCATGCCCTCAAGATGCCAGTCACCAAGGGCTCTAGTGACTCCTAACAAACCGTTCAGGTAACCGTCATCCACATAGCCACCAAGTGATTCTACCCGCAGTTTTTCACTGAGGCTGCAAGGCCTGTGGTCCATTGACATTTCAATTGCAGTGCCGCACCGGGAAAGAACTGCCCTGCAATCACCAGCATTTGCAACTAGAAGAGACCTGCAGCAGACATGAAAATATTAGcatccaaaataaatattttttcccttaccatcttaatgaaattaatgGGCCGATTGCTCGGCCTTCccagcaaagaaaaaaaaaggtttgtgAACAAGTGAAAAGGAATAAAAACGTAGCAAAAGGCTCACATAAAGATATGGTATGGATGTTTGCTTATTTATGCTTTTAGAACTATATCCAGGAAATAGTAAAGTGGTGAAATCTAACGCATGTGATAAAGATTCAAAAACATGCAGAATCTTGTGGCATAATATAATAACCAAACAGAGATGCTAGCCACAGTTATAAGTATCTAACTAACCCCAAAGTCAAATTGAACAGTGAAGAATCCAAGGTTGTCACAGGCATACAGGTCATGTCTCATGATACTGATAACTGATTCTTATAAGCACACTATTTACAAAGATAGGAAAACCACAGCTTCTGTGTCATAAAAGCACCTTCCGAAAATCATTGCTGTAAGTGCAGTTGTGCCAGAAGATAGTGTTGTCTCTGCAAACTGACTATCTGTTTGAACAAAGGATCTCCTTACTACTTTCTCAAGCTCAACAGGAAAATCAGCATCTTCCACAATGACCCTTGGTAAATTATCACGAACAAAATGGGCAGCATCTTTTCCACCATGCCCATCAAAGACCTGATGATGGAAATGGAGCACAGGCTTAACTCGTATAAACATACTATGCCTAATAGCTTTGTCAAAATACAGAAGCAGAAGAACAGGAAAATTGATAAACCTACATCCTTAATGTTACATAAAAACGGAGGCCCGCAAATGGGATAGTAAATTTACTCTACTCAGAGATCTCTACGTGCGTACAACATTCTGTATATGGATTAAGCAAGAAATTTCATTGGTGAAGAGTGCAGAACAAGGTTTGTAGGTGAGTACAGAGTATGTCTGGATATGATTGGTTGGATAGTTATTACGGATGCAATAATTTGTATTTACatgttttatacatatttcttagTAGATGTACTCCAGATAAACTACACAAATAAACCAGGTCAAATGGCAATTGGAAAAAATGCACATGGcatgttcatcttctattGTACTGGCCCTCTTGATATGCTACTACTGGATGTAATGTAATCTGATTCAGAAAAACGTAAACAAAACTTTCTACTTTCATTACAGAGGACATGCTAATCTCTTTTTAGCTGTAGGTTTATACAGTAAAAAAGATCAGGTACTCATTTGTCAGTCAAAATCAgggaa contains the following coding sequences:
- the LOC102717259 gene encoding probable protein phosphatase 2C 54 isoform X2, encoding MEDAHVCIADLAKNFGYQSVDNEAISFYGVFDGHGGKDAAHFVRDNLPRVIVEDADFPVELEKVVRRSFVQTDSQFAETTLSSGTTALTAMIFGRSLLVANAGDCRAVLSRCGTAIEMSMDHRPCSLSEKLRVESLGGYVDDGYLNGLLGVTRALGDWHLEGMKEVGCPGGPLSAEPELKVVTLTKDDEFLIIGSDGIWDVFSNQNAVDFARRRLQEHNDAKSCCKEIVEEAIRRGATDNLTAVLVSFHLDAPPQIRVSRPGRVARSISAEGLNSLRTLLGSQNQ
- the LOC102717259 gene encoding probable protein phosphatase 2C 54 isoform X1; translation: MCVEELEGTERLGFGERGGDRNGNTDELPSPRMERVCENTVASDFKQNKSGNFVPNIRSGDWSDIGGRQYMEDAHVCIADLAKNFGYQSVDNEAISFYGVFDGHGGKDAAHFVRDNLPRVIVEDADFPVELEKVVRRSFVQTDSQFAETTLSSGTTALTAMIFGRSLLVANAGDCRAVLSRCGTAIEMSMDHRPCSLSEKLRVESLGGYVDDGYLNGLLGVTRALGDWHLEGMKEVGCPGGPLSAEPELKVVTLTKDDEFLIIGSDGIWDVFSNQNAVDFARRRLQEHNDAKSCCKEIVEEAIRRGATDNLTAVLVSFHLDAPPQIRVSRPGRVARSISAEGLNSLRTLLGSQNQ